The following nucleotide sequence is from Mytilus galloprovincialis chromosome 12, xbMytGall1.hap1.1, whole genome shotgun sequence.
CTCGATGGACTCAAGGTCATTTACAGTCTCGTGATAGTATCCCTGGTTTGACGGGGCAAACAGTTAAATACAAATCAAACAGAGAGCTTTCAATGGTTTTATAAAAACTATGTAAATGCACACAATCATCAGAAGTACAGATTATAATTTGAatgttagattttttatatatatgtggaTGCTATTTTTTAAAACTGTGATTCACGTGGATTACCATCTACGAATTACTTTTCGACATCATAAACAAAGCAAATTTAAGGTACATTACATTATGGATCATTATGGTCATGTTTCAAAcaaatggtgtttttttaatGCTATGTTTTGACTCAATGTACCTGTATCTTTCATTATAGCTCCAAGGTGTTCATCTATCTCAATGCCACCATCCTCATCGTTAATAGGATCTTCAAGGCATTTATCTTTCTCTAAGCCATCCTCTTCAACTTTGGTGGGATCCTCTAGATCAACCTCCTCATTTTTGATATAATCTTCTTGGCTATCTTTCATATGATCACCTAGGCTACCCTCCTCATCTTTGATAGGATCCTCTAGGCTTCCCTCGTCATCTTTAATAGCATCGTCTAGGCTACTCTCCCCATCTTTGATAGGATCTTCTAGACTACCCTCCTCGTCTTTTTTAGGAGCTTCTAGGCTACCCTCCTCATCTTTCATATGATCACCTATGCTACCCTCCTTGTCTTTTATAGGATATTCAAGGATACCCTCCTCGTCTTTTATAGGATCTTCTAGGCTACTCTCCTCGTCTTTTATAGGATCTTCTAGGCTACTCTCCTCGTCTTTTATAGGATCTTCTATGCTTCCCTCCACGTCTTTTATATGATCTTCTAGGCCACCCTCCACGTCTTTTATAGGATATTCTAGGCTACCCTCCTCGTTTTTGAGAGTATCTTCTAGGCTTCCCTCCTCATCTTTTTTAGAATCTTCTAGGGTACCCTCCTTGTCTTTGATAGGATCATCTAGGCCACTCTCCTCATCTTTGATAGGGTCTCTCGGACATTCATCTTTTTCTAAGTTACCCTCTTCATCTTTGATAGGATCTCCCTCGCATTCATCTTTCTCGAGGTCATTCTCTTTATATTTGAAAAGAGCCCCACGGTATTCATCCTCCTTCAGATCGACATCTATGTCTGTCACGAAAGCTTTGTCTTCCGTGTCTCCTTTTTTCAGTTTATCCATATATTTCAATTTATCTAGAAAAGTATACATCAAAAGTAAGAGACTACCATatataaccatatatatatagaaagacaTACTATAATATCAGtggaaatggcttaactcaataaaaataatgttttaacaaaaacaagtatACATACGTATACACTGAATTAATAACTTTGATATATAGGACACAATTATTCAAGTGAATACCTTTCTctaatttctttttctgttttctctCGATCTTAGCCACCTGTTTTCTCCTCTTTTGCTCTGTTTCACACTGTTTCTTTACATCTTTGGCGTGTTTTTTCAAtatcttttcaactttttgaaaatgtcttttgatgatcttcttattttctttggccttttcttctctttttttctCATCAATATTCTTTCTTCTTTTCCCCATCCCTTTCTTGTCCTTATAACTAACAGCATCCTTCGGTAGATTATCTGCtggtttcttttcttttatttttgttatttctgatccttttaaagaaaaaaaggtaCACGTAATTGTAAGTAACCATAGTAATGAATAAAGTATAATTTGATTCGCTGAACAAATCAAATGTGTCATTCGTGTCACGTGACATAGAGCTCGATGGCCTCAATGTCATTTACAGTCTCGTGATATTATCCGTGGTTTGACGGGACAAACAGTTCAATACAAATCAAACAGAGAGCTTTCAATGGTGTTATAAAAACTATTTAAAGGAAAAACATCATCAGCAGAAGTACAGTTTATAATTTGAATGttagatttttttatacatatgtgGATGCTATTTTTATGGActcgcaacgaagttgtcggtgccatatagttttacccttgtccgtcattccgtcattccgtcattctgcAACATTCGGAGTTTTTTTcactaaacgccttcagatattgggctgctTTTTTGaaatgtgagttaaccatgatgagttacagatcaagtttaaataagtttcgttccgctcaactattttttgctgaaattacgggtTTTGGACTTAGAAAATTGTTggaaatcacagttatacggactttttttctaaacgcctttagatattgggctgattttttggtatttgagtttaccatgatgagttacaggtcaACTTTACGTTTCGTTCCGCTCccctaatttttgctgaaattacgggctttggactttgataaattattgaaaatcacagttatacggtttttttttatatgcctccagattttgagctgatttttgatatgtgagactaccatcatgtttgtgtctaCATggcttatttgtttttatattgaaattgcagatttttcaacattttgggacggggccattcgtgtcgctttgacacatatAGTTTAACACTGTGTTTCACGTGGATTACCAGACAAAATTACCTTTCGACATCATAAACAAAGCAAATTGAAGGTACATTACATATTATTGTCATGTTTCAaacaaatggtgtttttttttcaatgctatGTTTCGACTCAATGTACCTGTATCTTTCATTAAAGCTCCAAGGTGTTCATTTATCATAATGTCACCATCCTCATCATTAATAATATCTTCAAGGCATTTATCTTTCTCTAAGACGCCCTCTTCATCTTTTGTGGGATCCTCGAGATCAACCTCCTCATTTTTGATAGGATCTTCTAGGCTAACCTCCTCATTTTTGATAGGATCCTCTAGGCTACCCTCTTCATCTTTGATAGGATCTTCTAGACTATCCCCCTCGTCTTTTTTATGAGCTTCTAGGCTACCCTCGTCATCTTTCATAGAATCTTCTAGACAACCCTCCTTGTCTTTTATAGGATCTTCTAGGCTACCCTCCTCGTCTTTGATAGGATCTTCTAGGCTACCCTCCTCATCTTTTAAAGGATCTTCTAGGCTACCCTCTTCGTCTTTGATAGGTTCTTCTAGGCTACCCTCCTCAGCTTTCATAGGATCTTCTAGGCCACCCTCCTTGTCTTTGATATCATCTTCTAGGCTACCCTCATCATCTTTGATAGGATCTTCTAGGCTACCCTTCTGGCCTTTTAAAGGATCTTCTAGGCTACCCTCCTCGTCTTTAATAGGATCTTCTAGGCTTCCCTCCTCAGCTTTCATAGGATCTTCTAGGCTACCCTCCTCGTCTTCGATAGGATCTTCTAGGCTACTCTCCTCGTCTTTAATAGGATCTTCTAAGCTACCCTCCTCGTCTTTCACAGAATCTTCTAGGCTACCCTTCTCGTCTTCGATAGGATCTTCTAGGCTACTCTCCTCGTCTTTTATAGGATCTTCTAGGCTACCCTCCTCGTCTTTCATAGAATCTTCTAGGCTACCCTCCTCGTCTTTCATAGGATCTTCTAGGCTACCCTCCTCATCTTTCATAGGATCTTCTAGGCTCCCATTCTCATCTTTAATAGGATCTTCTAGGCTACCCTCCTCATCTTTAATAGGATCTTCTAGGCTACCCTCCTCGTCTTTCATAGGATCTTCTAGGCCACCATTCTCATCTTTAATAGGATCTTCTAGGCTACCCTCCTCGTCTTTCATAGTATCTTCTAGGCCACCCTCCTCATCTTTGATAGGATCTTCTAGGCTACTCTCCTCGTCTTTGATAGGATCTTCTAGGACAACCTCCTCATCGTTCTTAGGAGCTTCTAGGCTACCCTCCTCGTCTTTGATATGATCTTGTAGGCTACCCTTCTCATCTTTCATAGGAGCTTCCAGGCTACCCTCCTCATCTTTCATAGGATCCTCTAGGCTACCCTCATCATCTGTTTTAGGATCATCTAAGCCACTCTCCTCATCTTTGATAGGGTCTCCCGGATATTCATCTTTTTCTAGGCCACCCTCTTCATCTTTGATAGGATCTACCTCGCATTCATCTTTCTCGAGGTCATTCTCTTTATATTTAAAAAGGGCCCCACGGTATTCACCCTCCTTCTGATCGACATCTACGTCTCTCACGAGAGCTTTGTCTTCCGTGTCTTCCTTTTTCAGTTTAtccatatattttaatttatctagaaaagtaaatatcaaaagtaaaacACTAGAGATAAATAACCATATATATAGAAAGACATACTATAATATCAGtggaaatggcttaactcaataaaaaaaatgtattaacaaaaacaagtataTATACACGGAtagaataaatttgatctatgacacaatatgtataaaatatttctaaaaaggGGGGATGTAAAAGAgtatcagaaaaaataaatattacctTGAACAAAATGGCGTACACATgtgaattttatgattttgttgtatggaagaaaaCATCCCAATGCCAACAAGACAGCtctgtataccatgtatacattaGATACTTTGATACTATaaatgcccttgaatttttactagataacatttttgttcgctttggggattccgtatatcgtcagattatcggaattccaatggggactaactgtgcaccacttattgcggacctgtttttgtattgttatgagttacaatttatgacaaaaataagcaaagacccatcgaaacaacatctgataaacaaatttaataatacttttagatatttggatgatattttggctctcaataatgacgacttcagtatgtatattaatgaaatttatcctgttgaacttactttaaataaagctaatactaacaatgaccactgcccttttctcgaccttgatatctatatcactaatggaaaactgaatactaaaatttatgataaaagggatgatttttcatttcctatcgttaattatccgtttttagatggtgacgttcccttgtcaccatcttacggtgtttatatatctcaacttgtacgattcgctcgtgtatgtaacaatgttttagattttaacgagagaaatttatgtaattctgaaaaattattacaccagggttttcgatatcacaaactagtcaaaacatttactaaattttatcatcggtataaagacatcattcgtaaatatagctcaacatgcagacttctaatacgttcaggtatttcacatccaattttttatggtaatattctttataaagcacaaaggtgtcagtattcacctcagaaacttacaaaacctttgaatagacttattaagaagggatataattacgatactgttgtcaagtcattaaagattgcatattttggcgttaatattgagtcactgataaggtctttgcatcggaactaaacacattatttttttaaaaacagttgttggcatgacacgggttatgttcttctcatatatgttatgatggtatgatactaaacccctaacgggaaggattgtgcctgatgttcatatgatgaaatcataatctttcagtcagtttaattgaagtctggagctggcatgtcagttaactgctagtagtctgttgttatttatgtatttttgtcattttgtttattttctttggttacatcttctgacatcagactcggatttctcttgaactgaattttaatttgcgtattgttatgcgtttactttactacattggttagaggtatagggggagggttgagatctcacaaacatgtttaaccccgccgcatttttgcgcctgtcccaagccaggagcctctggcctttgttagtcttgtattattttaattttagtttcttgtgtacaatttggaaattagtatggcgttcattatcactggactagtatatatttgtttaggggccagctgaaggacgcctccgggtgcgggaatttctcgctacattgaagacctgttggtgaccctctgctgttgtttttaatttggtcgggttgttgtctctttgacacattccccatttccattctcaattttattagagtTCAAATGATGTGGAGGTAAGTAGATATagacaaccgtacggccttcaacaacgagaaaacccataccgtatacaTAGCTGACTATAAACGGCCAGGATatgaatgtgaaacaattcaaacgagaaaaataacggcctaaatctataacatatcaatttacgaaaaacacatAAGACAAATTTGACCTATTTCACGGcaattatcataattattacTAAGTAACAAATTGCTACGTGAAAAGGTGAAAAGTGAAAATCAAAAGTAAATGCATGCACAGTCGCAATAGACATAAGTCAACAATTTTGTACTTCAAATGAAACGTAAacgtatggcaagccgttttactatttattctaacttcaagatatctaaTAATCTTATAAAAACtggattatataagatatcttatatattatatgagatatcttgtcaacttgaagttagaataaatagtaaaacggcttgccatataaaCACCTCTTGTCCGTAGTGCTAGTGAAAAAGGAACCAGGTAATATTGTTCATATTgtctagtccgagattactctgacgtccaacggctgttttgccagacaagctggggccgtgagattactctgacgtccaacggctgttttgccagacaagctggggccgtgagatta
It contains:
- the LOC143054219 gene encoding uncharacterized protein LOC143054219 — protein: MDRPAKVRDKEKQVVSRFCDVLLNVASSQFTLKDWKEVETYVQVMEEKDASIKMEMDKLKYMDKLKKEDTEDKALVRDVDVDQKEGEYRGALFKYKENDLEKDECEVDPIKDEEGGLEKDEYPGDPIKDEESGLDDPKTDDEGSLEDPMKDEEGSLEAPMKDEKGSLQDHIKDEEGSLEAPKNDEEVVLEDPIKDEESSLEDPIKDEEGGLEDTMKDEEGSLEDPIKDENGGLEDPMKDEEGSLEDPIKDEEGSLEDPIKDENGSLEDPMKDEEGSLEDPMKDEEGSLEDSMKDEEGSLEDPIKDEESSLEDPIEDEKGSLEDSVKDEEGSLEDPIKDEESSLEDPIEDEEGSLEDPMKAEEGSLEDPIKDEEGSLEDPLKGQKGSLEDPIKDDEGSLEDDIKDKEGGLEDPMKAEEGSLEEPIKDEEGSLEDPLKDEEGSLEDPIKDEEGSLEDPIKDKEGCLEDSMKDDEGSLEAHKKDEGDSLEDPIKDEEGSLEDPIKNEEVSLEDPIKNEEVDLEDPTKDEEGVLEKDKCLEDIINDEDGDIMINEHLGALMKDTGSEITKIKEKKPADNLPKDAVSYKDKKGMGKRRKNIDEKKREEKAKENKKIIKRHFQKVEKILKKHAKDVKKQCETEQKRRKQVAKIERKQKKKLEKDKLKYMDKLKKGDTEDKAFVTDIDVDLKEDEYRGALFKYKENDLEKDECEGDPIKDEEGNLEKDECPRDPIKDEESGLDDPIKDKEGTLEDSKKDEEGSLEDTLKNEEGSLEYPIKDVEGGLEDHIKDVEGSIEDPIKDEESSLEDPIKDEESSLEDPIKDEEGILEYPIKDKEGSIGDHMKDEEGSLEAPKKDEEGSLEDPIKDGESSLDDAIKDDEGSLEDPIKDEEGSLGDHMKDSQEDYIKNEEVDLEDPTKVEEDGLEKDKCLEDPINDEDGGIEIDEHLGAIMKDTGSEITKIKEKKPADNPLKDAVSYKDKKETGKRRNNMEEKKKEGKAKENKKIIKRHFQKVEKILKKHVKKQCETEQKRRKQVAKIERKQKKKLEKEMKEKERNNVKDETMKNMKSTDNEKERQKNIKKDKTKKELKKSEEKKEHKDTEINKIQDDLKDVNKADKKKTIGSNIRAFLRSLFRVKQEKNKDVKC